From the genome of Bombus huntii isolate Logan2020A chromosome 14, iyBomHunt1.1, whole genome shotgun sequence, one region includes:
- the LOC126872766 gene encoding cilia- and flagella-associated protein 65-like isoform X4: MIFGWLVKKEQVYQVQRDPITNPLDHVFHLRSYTWTLASDEKYICEIRYQPLVAFSKNVDYFVIIDTSMECTKIITYGCSIGPEVTCSTTKIFMNCTIQKPEVKRRIRLTNNSKVAATFMFNIDEKCKPFQIDAKYGIINPCSRKYITITFTSTREGRYTYYLVALILYQEPIIIELYGSCSALSFKTYSDAITYPLKSKGGFKGYMRDGTDTLGDIPPISLSKHYFNLGQTDVDVENLIQTIPHSICLTNHNHSNLLITWEKDTDEIFNITPSEMLVCAHQSALFELTFNPNTKSNLYGRKIICSVLLEHKKHSTFPFVTSVTVIGHSFPVISNGWIPQYEIPQTVIMPPCMPSYPVYTTFLIKRFGHLPLMFQFVSPSASHFLVKPMLGVIYQDYEIIVVEMTPKPQDEQIYIERWTVYFNGNMKNEYYIDFKGYAENANVVFDNNNVLSFPPVMLGCQQFLQLAMRNVTRHTIKYQFYQLPPELNIQYISGEIDANDTLYQECSFSPDEPNIDYDFEVQCILNIVKKGVPIGSKYSVILCVRGSSKIGSLKATPNELYFKELEYNNTKTLHFDLINSSLVDIYYKLICTHRNWPLGNIEEDVKLHPASETIFSGSHKRITVSITPHTAVYYEFAIRYLIRVNFRSDALIARQKPVWICNVYCMCILPTLKVQNICAFGYNQHCTIHISKQFLWKRLHVNRLNKILENILPKERKSINIDLFPMFQCNKGVILIEWIMINPSSFPITLALKRIKNCSCKPVIKTFGYLLQHTETDCIHTNLCTVNMRSKTLRVRLFLCQLAIYTRCITKLNVYKRVILIDILQPKEETVIGMKIHYTLIGKTAICWELDIGHDRYVMLNVVINCLAESQSQDNFLSTASVNFGRTYFGNKGIMYRVNWIYNITNNDLPYSIDINNICKVNKDYHYEVFSCLTQCGVIKTGTAIPLLLKFQPRMFGRYKVIVPITMGDKTEELTMEGESTFDFRLASYARTIPSYCACKTSLFPAYFSIDCIDVWFLPMHNVIVRMLLVYNNLDFDALAYEWICQDIPEILYIDIFPRKGILHPKAVQSFRIKIYTKGYPCRIDVHIPCIFFNASKRRIYQRSIIKHAILSQELAGQFTITEKGTYVPKPWIKILNKPDVYYKTLSLRCSVCTVEDESTKVSLLNELKASPANVIYFDDSKKCNVIDEKELCIVKFILEGLLWDIVNSKRFKKTVDSLIPNRNLYYTQFMMDISERKRLIRRSYISPPLTFIDSLLEQMLFSIIHDEFSLKTTHLIPNEDIRHRNYLKMLPKQKRTDLENELEEDRHDESNDEDNNDVDYQYLRTGFRVSFV, translated from the exons ATGATCTTTGGATGGCTTGTCAAG AAGGAACAAGTATATCAAGTCCAAAGAGATCCGATTACGAATCCTTTAGATCATGTATTTCATTTACGTTCTTATACTTGGACTCTAGCCTccgatgaaaaatatatatgcgAGATACGTTATCAGCCACTTGTTGCATTTTCTAAAAATGTTGATTATTTCGTAATTATAGATACTAGTATGGAATGTACGAAAATTATTACTTATGGATGTAGTATCG GCCCTGAAGTAACTTGTTCAACAACGAAGATCTTTATGAATTGCACAATACAGAAACCAGAAGTTAAAAGGCGAattagattaacaaataattctAAAGTTGCTGCGACCTTTATGTTCAATATAGATGAAAAATGTAAGCCTTTCCAGATAGACGCAAAATACGGCATTATTAATCCTTGTTCTcgtaaatatattacaattacGTTTACATCGACAAGGGAGGGAAGATACACTTATTACTTGGTTGCTCTAATTTTATATCaa gaaccaattattatagaattatatGGCTCGTGTAGTGCATTATCTTTTAAGACATATTCTGATGCTATTACCTATCCTTTGAAAAGTAAAGGTGGTTTCAAGGGATATATGAGAGATGGTACTGATACATTAGGAGATATTCCTCCAATATCTTTATCAAAGCATTATTTCAATCTTGGACAAACTGATGTGGATGTAGAAAATCTTATTCAGACAATACCTCATTCAATATGTCTCACAAATCATAATCattccaatttattaattacctGGGAGAAAG ATAcagatgaaatttttaatataacacCTTCTGAGATGTTAGTTTGTGCACATCAGTCTGCTTTATTTGAACTTACATTTAATCCTAATACAAAAAGTAATCTTTATGGAAGAAAGATCATTTGTTCTGTTCTTTTGGAACATAAAAAGCACTCTACTTTCCCATTTGTTACATCTGTGACAGTGATAG GTCACTCCTTTCCTGTCATATCGAATGGATGGATTCCACAGTATGAAATACCTCAAACTGTAATAATGCCACCATGTATGCCATCATATCCAGTTTATACCACTTTCCTGATTAAAAGATTTGGACATTTACCTCTCATGTTTCAATTTGTTTCACCATCAGCAAGTCATTTTCTTGTAAAACCAATGCTTGGTGTAATTTATCA GgattatgaaataattgtaGTTGAAATGACACCTAAACCCCAAGATGAACAGATTTATATAGAAAGATGGACAGTATACTTTAATGGGaatatgaaaaatgaatattacaTAGATTTTAAAGGATATGCAGAGAATGCAAATGTTGTTTTTGACAATAATAATGTTTTAAGTTTTCCACCAGTTATGCTAGGTTGTCAACAGTTTCTACAACTTGCAATGCGAAATGTAACGCGTCATACAATAAA GTATCAATTTTACCAGTTGCCACCTGAACTTAATATACAGTACATAAGCGGAGAAATCGATGCAAATGATACTTTATATCAAGAATGTTCCTTTTCTCCAGATGAACCAAATATAGACTATGATTTTGAGGtacaatgtattttaaatattgtaaaaaagGGAGTACCTATTGGGTCAAAATATAGTGTAATTCTATGTGTTCGTGGAAGTAGCAAAATTGGGTCATTAAAG GCAACTCCGaacgaattatatttcaaagaattaGAATATAACAATACCAAGACATTACATTTTGATCTTATTAATTCTAGTTTAgtagatatttattataaattaatttgtacacATCGTAATTGGCCACTTGGAAATATTGAGGAAGATGTTAAATTACATCCAGCATCAGAAACGATTTTCTCAGGATCACATAAAAGGATTACAGTTTCTATCACTCCACATACAGCAGTATATTATGAATTTGCAATTCGATATTTGATAAGAGTTAATTTTCGATCAGATGCATTAATAGCTAGACAAAAACCAGTGTGGATTTGCAATGTATACTGCATGTGTATTTTGCCTacgttaaaa GTGCAGAATATATGCGCTTTTGGATATAATCAGCATTGTACAATTCATATAagcaaacaatttttatggaaGAGACTGCATGTAAATAG ATTAAACAAAATCTTGGAAAACATATTaccaaaagaaagaaaatccATAAATATTGATCTTTTTCCAATGTTCCAATGCAATAAAGGAGTAATATTGATAGAATGGATTATGATAAATCCTTCATCATTTCCTATTACACTGGCTTTAAAAAGAATCAAAAACTGTTCTTGTAAACCTGTTATAAAGACATTTGGTTATTTGCTTCAGCATACGGAAACTGACTGTATACATACAAATCTCTGTACAGTAAACATGAGATCTAAAACACTACGTGTACGACTTTTTTTATGTCAACTAGCTATTTATACAAGGTGCATTACTAAATTGAATGTATATAAAAGAGTaatattaattgatattttacaGCCAAAAGAAGAAACTGTGATTGGTATGAAGATACATTATACGTTAATCGGGAAAACGGCAATATGTTGGGAATTAGATATTGGACATGATCGTTATGTTATGTTAAACGTAGTCATTAATTGTTTAGCCGAGTCTCAGTCACAAGATAATTTCTTAAGCACTGCATCCGTAAATTTCGGACGAACTTATTTTGGAAACAAAGGGATAATGTATAGG GTAAATTGGatatacaatattacaaataatgaTTTACCGTATTCGATAGATATTAATAACATCTGCAAAGTGAATAAAGATTATCATTATGAAGTATTTTCATGTTTAACACAATGTGGTGTTATAAAGACTGGAACAGCTATACCTCTTCTTTTGAAGTTCCAACCAAGAATGTTTGGTAGATATAag GTAATAGTTCCAATAACTATGGGTGATAAAACAGAAGAATTGACAATGGAAGGAGAGTCAACTTTTGATTTTAGATTAGCCAGTTATGCGAGAACTATACCATCTTATTGTGCTTGTAAAACTTCACTATTTCCTGCATATTTCAGTATTGACTGCATCGATGTGTGGTTTCTACCTATGCATAATGTTATTGTCAGAATGCTTTTAGTTTATAACAATTTAGATTTCGATGCACTCGCTTACGAGTGGATATG TCAAGACATACCAGAGATACTGTACATCGACATATTTCCTCGGAAGGGTATACTGCATCCAAAGGCAGTGCAGAGTTTTAGAATAAAAATCTACACTAAAGGATATCCTTGTCGAATCGATGTTCATATAccttgtatattttttaacgctAGTAAAAGGCGAATATATCAAAGAAGCATTATCAAACATGCTATTCTAAGTCAAGAATTAGCAGGACAATTTACCATTACAGAAAAAGGCACTTATGTCCCA AAACCGTGGATAAAAATACTCAATAAACCTGATGTATACTACAAAACATTGAGTTTACGTTGTAGTGTATGTACTGTAGAAGATGAATCTACAAAAGTCAGTTTATTAAACGAATTAAAAGCTTCTCCAgcaaatgtaatttattttgatGATAGTAAAAAATGCAATGTTATAGACGAGAAAGAGCTTTGTAtagtgaaatttattttagaaggCTTACTATG GGATATTGTCAATagtaaaagatttaaaaaaacagTTGACAGTCTAATTCCTAacagaaatttgtattataccCAATTTATGATGGATATTTCGGAGCGAAAGAGATTAATACGGAGGTCATATATATCACCGCCATTAACGTTTATTGATTCATTACTAGAgcaa atgttattttctataatacaCGATGAATTTTCCTTGAAAACTACGCATTTGATTCCCAATGAAGATATACGGCATCGTAACTATCTTAAAATGTTACCCAAACAAAAAAGAACTGATTTGGAAAATGAGTTAGAAGAAGATA GACATGATGAATCTAATGATGAAGATAATAACGATGTGGATTACCAATATTTGAGGACTGGATTTAGGGTATCTTTTGTATAA
- the LOC126872766 gene encoding cilia- and flagella-associated protein 65-like isoform X2, which yields MRFNIISLKKETCFINEFKCFSLVLFSIQLRIIFAPTFHYFIEIYNKNARHFLNNPIIKIIQYIHLDSIYFKVIEIDEVDCFKEQVYQVQRDPITNPLDHVFHLRSYTWTLASDEKYICEIRYQPLVAFSKNVDYFVIIDTSMECTKIITYGCSIGPEVTCSTTKIFMNCTIQKPEVKRRIRLTNNSKVAATFMFNIDEKCKPFQIDAKYGIINPCSRKYITITFTSTREGRYTYYLVALILYQEPIIIELYGSCSALSFKTYSDAITYPLKSKGGFKGYMRDGTDTLGDIPPISLSKHYFNLGQTDVDVENLIQTIPHSICLTNHNHSNLLITWEKDTDEIFNITPSEMLVCAHQSALFELTFNPNTKSNLYGRKIICSVLLEHKKHSTFPFVTSVTVIGHSFPVISNGWIPQYEIPQTVIMPPCMPSYPVYTTFLIKRFGHLPLMFQFVSPSASHFLVKPMLGVIYQDYEIIVVEMTPKPQDEQIYIERWTVYFNGNMKNEYYIDFKGYAENANVVFDNNNVLSFPPVMLGCQQFLQLAMRNVTRHTIKYQFYQLPPELNIQYISGEIDANDTLYQECSFSPDEPNIDYDFEVQCILNIVKKGVPIGSKYSVILCVRGSSKIGSLKATPNELYFKELEYNNTKTLHFDLINSSLVDIYYKLICTHRNWPLGNIEEDVKLHPASETIFSGSHKRITVSITPHTAVYYEFAIRYLIRVNFRSDALIARQKPVWICNVYCMCILPTLKVQNICAFGYNQHCTIHISKQFLWKRLHVNRLNKILENILPKERKSINIDLFPMFQCNKGVILIEWIMINPSSFPITLALKRIKNCSCKPVIKTFGYLLQHTETDCIHTNLCTVNMRSKTLRPKEETVIGMKIHYTLIGKTAICWELDIGHDRYVMLNVVINCLAESQSQDNFLSTASVNFGRTYFGNKGIMYRVNWIYNITNNDLPYSIDINNICKVNKDYHYEVFSCLTQCGVIKTGTAIPLLLKFQPRMFGRYKVIVPITMGDKTEELTMEGESTFDFRLASYARTIPSYCACKTSLFPAYFSIDCIDVWFLPMHNVIVRMLLVYNNLDFDALAYEWICQDIPEILYIDIFPRKGILHPKAVQSFRIKIYTKGYPCRIDVHIPCIFFNASKRRIYQRSIIKHAILSQELAGQFTITEKGTYVPKPWIKILNKPDVYYKTLSLRCSVCTVEDESTKVSLLNELKASPANVIYFDDSKKCNVIDEKELCIVKFILEGLLWDIVNSKRFKKTVDSLIPNRNLYYTQFMMDISERKRLIRRSYISPPLTFIDSLLEQMLFSIIHDEFSLKTTHLIPNEDIRHRNYLKMLPKQKRTDLENELEEDRHDESNDEDNNDVDYQYLRTGFRVSFV from the exons ATGAGGTTCAACATTATCTCACTGAAAAAAGAAACCTGTTTTATTAACGAATTTAAATGTTTCTCCTTAGTCCTCTTTAGTATCCAATTAAGAATCATATTTGCTCCaacatttcattattttatagaaatttataataaaaatgcaaGACATTTTTTGAACAAcccaataataaaaattattcaatacATTCACCTTGACAGCATATATTTCAAGGTCATTGAAATCGATGAAGTGGATTgcttt AAGGAACAAGTATATCAAGTCCAAAGAGATCCGATTACGAATCCTTTAGATCATGTATTTCATTTACGTTCTTATACTTGGACTCTAGCCTccgatgaaaaatatatatgcgAGATACGTTATCAGCCACTTGTTGCATTTTCTAAAAATGTTGATTATTTCGTAATTATAGATACTAGTATGGAATGTACGAAAATTATTACTTATGGATGTAGTATCG GCCCTGAAGTAACTTGTTCAACAACGAAGATCTTTATGAATTGCACAATACAGAAACCAGAAGTTAAAAGGCGAattagattaacaaataattctAAAGTTGCTGCGACCTTTATGTTCAATATAGATGAAAAATGTAAGCCTTTCCAGATAGACGCAAAATACGGCATTATTAATCCTTGTTCTcgtaaatatattacaattacGTTTACATCGACAAGGGAGGGAAGATACACTTATTACTTGGTTGCTCTAATTTTATATCaa gaaccaattattatagaattatatGGCTCGTGTAGTGCATTATCTTTTAAGACATATTCTGATGCTATTACCTATCCTTTGAAAAGTAAAGGTGGTTTCAAGGGATATATGAGAGATGGTACTGATACATTAGGAGATATTCCTCCAATATCTTTATCAAAGCATTATTTCAATCTTGGACAAACTGATGTGGATGTAGAAAATCTTATTCAGACAATACCTCATTCAATATGTCTCACAAATCATAATCattccaatttattaattacctGGGAGAAAG ATAcagatgaaatttttaatataacacCTTCTGAGATGTTAGTTTGTGCACATCAGTCTGCTTTATTTGAACTTACATTTAATCCTAATACAAAAAGTAATCTTTATGGAAGAAAGATCATTTGTTCTGTTCTTTTGGAACATAAAAAGCACTCTACTTTCCCATTTGTTACATCTGTGACAGTGATAG GTCACTCCTTTCCTGTCATATCGAATGGATGGATTCCACAGTATGAAATACCTCAAACTGTAATAATGCCACCATGTATGCCATCATATCCAGTTTATACCACTTTCCTGATTAAAAGATTTGGACATTTACCTCTCATGTTTCAATTTGTTTCACCATCAGCAAGTCATTTTCTTGTAAAACCAATGCTTGGTGTAATTTATCA GgattatgaaataattgtaGTTGAAATGACACCTAAACCCCAAGATGAACAGATTTATATAGAAAGATGGACAGTATACTTTAATGGGaatatgaaaaatgaatattacaTAGATTTTAAAGGATATGCAGAGAATGCAAATGTTGTTTTTGACAATAATAATGTTTTAAGTTTTCCACCAGTTATGCTAGGTTGTCAACAGTTTCTACAACTTGCAATGCGAAATGTAACGCGTCATACAATAAA GTATCAATTTTACCAGTTGCCACCTGAACTTAATATACAGTACATAAGCGGAGAAATCGATGCAAATGATACTTTATATCAAGAATGTTCCTTTTCTCCAGATGAACCAAATATAGACTATGATTTTGAGGtacaatgtattttaaatattgtaaaaaagGGAGTACCTATTGGGTCAAAATATAGTGTAATTCTATGTGTTCGTGGAAGTAGCAAAATTGGGTCATTAAAG GCAACTCCGaacgaattatatttcaaagaattaGAATATAACAATACCAAGACATTACATTTTGATCTTATTAATTCTAGTTTAgtagatatttattataaattaatttgtacacATCGTAATTGGCCACTTGGAAATATTGAGGAAGATGTTAAATTACATCCAGCATCAGAAACGATTTTCTCAGGATCACATAAAAGGATTACAGTTTCTATCACTCCACATACAGCAGTATATTATGAATTTGCAATTCGATATTTGATAAGAGTTAATTTTCGATCAGATGCATTAATAGCTAGACAAAAACCAGTGTGGATTTGCAATGTATACTGCATGTGTATTTTGCCTacgttaaaa GTGCAGAATATATGCGCTTTTGGATATAATCAGCATTGTACAATTCATATAagcaaacaatttttatggaaGAGACTGCATGTAAATAG ATTAAACAAAATCTTGGAAAACATATTaccaaaagaaagaaaatccATAAATATTGATCTTTTTCCAATGTTCCAATGCAATAAAGGAGTAATATTGATAGAATGGATTATGATAAATCCTTCATCATTTCCTATTACACTGGCTTTAAAAAGAATCAAAAACTGTTCTTGTAAACCTGTTATAAAGACATTTGGTTATTTGCTTCAGCATACGGAAACTGACTGTATACATACAAATCTCTGTACAGTAAACATGAGATCTAAAACACTACGT CCAAAAGAAGAAACTGTGATTGGTATGAAGATACATTATACGTTAATCGGGAAAACGGCAATATGTTGGGAATTAGATATTGGACATGATCGTTATGTTATGTTAAACGTAGTCATTAATTGTTTAGCCGAGTCTCAGTCACAAGATAATTTCTTAAGCACTGCATCCGTAAATTTCGGACGAACTTATTTTGGAAACAAAGGGATAATGTATAGG GTAAATTGGatatacaatattacaaataatgaTTTACCGTATTCGATAGATATTAATAACATCTGCAAAGTGAATAAAGATTATCATTATGAAGTATTTTCATGTTTAACACAATGTGGTGTTATAAAGACTGGAACAGCTATACCTCTTCTTTTGAAGTTCCAACCAAGAATGTTTGGTAGATATAag GTAATAGTTCCAATAACTATGGGTGATAAAACAGAAGAATTGACAATGGAAGGAGAGTCAACTTTTGATTTTAGATTAGCCAGTTATGCGAGAACTATACCATCTTATTGTGCTTGTAAAACTTCACTATTTCCTGCATATTTCAGTATTGACTGCATCGATGTGTGGTTTCTACCTATGCATAATGTTATTGTCAGAATGCTTTTAGTTTATAACAATTTAGATTTCGATGCACTCGCTTACGAGTGGATATG TCAAGACATACCAGAGATACTGTACATCGACATATTTCCTCGGAAGGGTATACTGCATCCAAAGGCAGTGCAGAGTTTTAGAATAAAAATCTACACTAAAGGATATCCTTGTCGAATCGATGTTCATATAccttgtatattttttaacgctAGTAAAAGGCGAATATATCAAAGAAGCATTATCAAACATGCTATTCTAAGTCAAGAATTAGCAGGACAATTTACCATTACAGAAAAAGGCACTTATGTCCCA AAACCGTGGATAAAAATACTCAATAAACCTGATGTATACTACAAAACATTGAGTTTACGTTGTAGTGTATGTACTGTAGAAGATGAATCTACAAAAGTCAGTTTATTAAACGAATTAAAAGCTTCTCCAgcaaatgtaatttattttgatGATAGTAAAAAATGCAATGTTATAGACGAGAAAGAGCTTTGTAtagtgaaatttattttagaaggCTTACTATG GGATATTGTCAATagtaaaagatttaaaaaaacagTTGACAGTCTAATTCCTAacagaaatttgtattataccCAATTTATGATGGATATTTCGGAGCGAAAGAGATTAATACGGAGGTCATATATATCACCGCCATTAACGTTTATTGATTCATTACTAGAgcaa atgttattttctataatacaCGATGAATTTTCCTTGAAAACTACGCATTTGATTCCCAATGAAGATATACGGCATCGTAACTATCTTAAAATGTTACCCAAACAAAAAAGAACTGATTTGGAAAATGAGTTAGAAGAAGATA GACATGATGAATCTAATGATGAAGATAATAACGATGTGGATTACCAATATTTGAGGACTGGATTTAGGGTATCTTTTGTATAA